One genomic window of Sphingomonas ginsengisoli An et al. 2013 includes the following:
- the lptG gene encoding LPS export ABC transporter permease LptG has translation MINFNFFPSKRLAFYTGKLFLTRGIAVLFSLSLVLMMLNLLSESGKILAVPGNTNADVWHYVALRLPQIVAFAFPFSFLLGTLIVFVALNQNSEVIAMKAAGMSAHQVIAPLILVSLILAGISFAFNEMVVTKATAELSAWDGNDYKPLPPESLVTSNVWVTNGDDMVRADLVIGHGAATRLQGVRLYDRQGNSIARIITAGRAVQVPGAWELQNVTIYDSAQSLVRKLPALRELVGVEPGRFTLAKVDPETRGIGALQDNIAELRAAGRQTDAVETGLWHKISEPLSTVLMPLLAAVAAFGLARSGQVLARAAIGMALGFAYFVADNFALAMGNVGAYPPLLAAWAPFFLFLLIGETVLVRSEE, from the coding sequence ATGATCAACTTCAACTTCTTCCCGTCGAAGCGGCTGGCGTTCTATACCGGAAAGCTGTTCCTCACCCGCGGGATCGCGGTGCTGTTCAGCCTGAGCCTCGTACTGATGATGCTCAACCTGCTGAGCGAAAGCGGCAAGATCCTCGCGGTGCCGGGCAACACCAATGCCGACGTGTGGCATTATGTCGCGCTGCGGTTGCCGCAGATCGTCGCCTTCGCTTTCCCTTTCTCCTTCCTGCTCGGCACGCTGATCGTGTTCGTGGCCTTGAACCAGAACAGCGAAGTGATCGCGATGAAGGCGGCGGGAATGTCGGCGCACCAGGTGATCGCGCCGCTGATCCTGGTCAGCCTGATACTTGCCGGGATTTCGTTCGCCTTCAACGAGATGGTGGTGACCAAGGCGACCGCCGAATTGTCGGCGTGGGACGGCAACGACTATAAGCCGCTTCCGCCCGAGAGCCTGGTCACCAGCAATGTCTGGGTCACCAACGGCGACGACATGGTCCGCGCCGACCTGGTGATCGGCCACGGCGCCGCGACCCGGCTGCAGGGGGTCAGGCTCTACGACCGGCAGGGTAACAGCATCGCCCGCATCATCACCGCCGGCCGCGCGGTCCAGGTCCCCGGCGCGTGGGAGCTGCAGAACGTCACGATCTACGATTCTGCGCAGAGCCTGGTGCGCAAACTACCTGCGTTGCGCGAGTTGGTGGGAGTCGAGCCGGGACGCTTTACCTTGGCTAAGGTCGATCCCGAGACGCGCGGCATCGGCGCGCTCCAGGACAATATCGCCGAGCTTCGCGCCGCCGGACGCCAGACCGACGCGGTCGAGACCGGGCTGTGGCACAAGATCAGCGAGCCGCTGTCGACCGTGCTGATGCCGCTGCTTGCGGCGGTGGCGGCGTTTGGGCTGGCGCGCTCGGGCCAGGTGCTGGCGCGTGCGGCGATCGGCATGGCGCTGGGCTTCGCTTACTTCGTCGCCGACAATTTCGCGCTGGCGATGGGCAATGTCGGCGCCTACCCGCCGCTGCTCGCCGCATGGGCGCCCTTCTTCCTGTTCCTATTGATCGGTGAGACCGTGCTGGTCCGCTCCGAGGAGTAA
- a CDS encoding DsbA family protein, whose amino-acid sequence MLLMFLAAAAAPALMPVNDTPYGWQIGRRTAPKTLVEYGALNCPHCAAFNQEAGPKIMAAVKAGRVRFEYRPFQIFPNDPAATLIARCVPLSRRFQFVDAYYKSGREIVAKLQAADQSALDAAGQKGDAELNRLLVKVTDVKPLAARFGLIGAAVDRCVSDPKGIAWLERSLKAAQDAGVTGTPTFFLNGERIQFSSFDDVADKLK is encoded by the coding sequence ATGCTTCTGATGTTCCTGGCCGCCGCAGCGGCACCCGCGCTGATGCCTGTCAACGACACCCCCTATGGCTGGCAGATCGGCCGCCGCACCGCGCCCAAGACTTTGGTCGAATATGGCGCGCTTAATTGCCCGCATTGCGCCGCCTTCAACCAGGAGGCGGGGCCCAAGATCATGGCCGCGGTCAAGGCCGGGCGGGTGCGGTTCGAATATCGCCCGTTCCAGATCTTCCCCAATGACCCGGCGGCGACGCTGATCGCGCGCTGCGTCCCGCTCAGCCGGCGGTTCCAGTTCGTCGATGCCTATTACAAGAGCGGCCGCGAGATCGTCGCCAAGCTGCAGGCCGCCGACCAGTCGGCGCTCGACGCCGCCGGGCAGAAGGGGGACGCCGAACTCAACCGGCTGCTGGTCAAGGTTACGGACGTGAAGCCGTTGGCGGCTCGCTTCGGGCTGATCGGGGCGGCGGTCGATCGCTGCGTCAGCGATCCCAAGGGCATCGCCTGGCTGGAGCGCAGCCTCAAGGCGGCGCAGGACGCTGGCGTGACCGGCACGCCGACCTTCTTCCTCAACGGAGAGCGGATTCAGTTTAGCAGCTTCGACGACGTCGCCGACAAGCTGAAGTAA
- a CDS encoding fatty acid desaturase family protein, giving the protein MNQVTLSSGGLNRASGADAAVRPAAPADDKAMLKAAASLTRDLNTPDARIYWADLIGSALLGYVALAGALLLHGWLAWASGLVAVLALYRAGSFIHEVSHIKHSQLPGFRLGWNALVGVPLLAPSFLYEGVHNQHHAKTYYGTANDPEYLPLALMKPWTLPVFLIVAALAPVGMLIRFGMLAPLSLLSPRLRDHVVARFSGLQINPQFRRKRPEGDFARLWARLEIASAVWALLLIALAATGIIPLRAFLIVLGVMSGVMFLNQVRTLVAHLWENDGEPMSVTAQYLDSVNVPPPATLPAIWAPVGLRYHALHHLLPGVPYHNLGEAHRRLAAALDDGSAYHVTNHRGLMPLVARLARSTMRQR; this is encoded by the coding sequence ATGAATCAGGTAACCCTCAGTTCTGGCGGTTTGAATCGCGCGTCCGGCGCGGACGCGGCCGTGCGCCCGGCGGCCCCGGCCGACGACAAGGCGATGCTGAAGGCCGCCGCCAGCCTGACCCGCGACCTCAACACGCCCGATGCCCGCATCTATTGGGCCGACCTCATCGGCTCGGCGCTGCTCGGCTATGTGGCGCTGGCGGGTGCGCTGCTCTTGCATGGCTGGCTGGCGTGGGCGAGCGGGTTAGTTGCGGTGCTGGCGCTCTATCGCGCGGGAAGCTTCATCCACGAGGTCAGCCACATCAAGCACAGCCAGCTGCCGGGCTTCCGCCTCGGCTGGAACGCGCTGGTCGGCGTGCCGCTATTGGCCCCGTCCTTCCTCTACGAGGGCGTCCACAACCAGCACCACGCCAAGACCTATTACGGTACCGCCAACGACCCCGAATATCTGCCGCTAGCGCTGATGAAGCCGTGGACGCTGCCGGTGTTCCTGATCGTCGCCGCGCTCGCCCCGGTGGGAATGCTGATTCGCTTCGGCATGCTGGCGCCGCTGTCGTTGCTGTCGCCGCGCCTGCGCGACCACGTCGTGGCCCGCTTCTCGGGACTGCAGATCAACCCGCAATTCCGCCGCAAGCGCCCCGAGGGTGACTTCGCGCGGCTGTGGGCTCGGCTCGAGATCGCCTCCGCCGTCTGGGCGCTGTTGCTGATCGCGCTGGCCGCGACCGGAATCATCCCGTTGCGGGCCTTCCTGATCGTGCTCGGCGTGATGAGCGGCGTAATGTTCTTGAACCAGGTCCGCACCCTGGTCGCGCATTTGTGGGAGAATGACGGCGAGCCGATGAGCGTCACCGCGCAATATCTCGACAGCGTCAATGTGCCCCCGCCCGCGACCCTGCCCGCGATCTGGGCTCCTGTGGGGCTGCGCTATCACGCCCTCCATCACCTGCTGCCGGGCGTGCCCTATCACAACCTTGGCGAGGCGCACCGCCGGCTGGCGGCCGCGCTCGACGACGGCAGCGCCTATCATGTCACCAATCATCGCGGCCTGATGCCGCTGGTCGCGCGGCTCGCCCGCTCGACCATGCGTCAGCGCTAG
- a CDS encoding TonB-dependent receptor, with amino-acid sequence MSNIARAGGNSPAVLRHSAIALLLAGVAVPALAQTQPVTPPPGTVAPATDATTTPGQPAQSDTPNPTAVTTDAPGSIATTAAAPGGNSSGLGDIVVTATRRETNLQKTPISISVVDPKAIQQRHVQSLINLADGSVPSLRVATFEARQSALTIGIRGIVPFDQNQTAREPGVGIYLDGVYLGRSQGLNAALFDVERIEVLRGPQGTLFGRNTEGGALSIVTAAPTGVFGGRVMAGVGNYGGREGELHLNLPAFDNFSVKVDAVYQHQDPTTKNPASGQAGWNQYNRVGGRVAARWKPVDGLTIDVAYDQAKDENTPFYSQLIDYNPLGRTVGVYVLNTTTNKYVLATPGTVSGPAPAACSSCIAPLSPLVHVSGDNRQDTADLGVIQQPSVDKTHGFSGTIRYKLSPALELRSITSWRGVNTVQWDGSAGAHRSAFAPNGQFGRYSLSELNQHQFSQEFQIVGSVPQLDYVLGANYFNEHVSELAATPNPEQWNVDGTAYTFVNQFPPNPNGPITSSNQGWDRRYWFLQRNSAAIGKSYGVFGQATFTPAGFDILHITAGGRYSHDKRDGALTIINGVAVPYQLHYKNGRFDPLAIVALDAAPGINLYAKYASGFRAGGANARSGTFRQFNPESVKSYELGAKTDFLDHHVRLNLAAYLMHRKNTQIDFDFVDTTQFLPSGAVSPTYNLHTEETVNAPGTSKIRGIEADLTVRPITGLTLGASYAYTKISVPPTPNPLAGPNFGVITQVFTVYTPRHAGSVFGDIEVPLNANDYLGAKLRVHLDGNYAGRQYSFQAENVLTDKSFVVNGSIALADIPLAPGVKGTLNLWSRNLLNEAHIYRRSNANAAVIGDYANFNPPRTFGLQGIVNFAPPPPVVIAAAPPPPPPPPPPAAPATQTCPDGSVILATDACPAPPPPPPPPPPAPERG; translated from the coding sequence ATGTCGAACATCGCTCGGGCCGGCGGCAATTCGCCGGCCGTCCTTCGTCATTCCGCGATTGCGCTGCTGCTGGCCGGCGTCGCTGTCCCTGCGCTGGCGCAGACCCAGCCGGTCACCCCGCCGCCGGGCACCGTCGCACCGGCGACCGACGCGACCACCACGCCAGGCCAGCCGGCGCAGTCCGACACTCCTAATCCGACCGCGGTCACCACCGACGCTCCCGGCTCGATCGCGACCACCGCCGCGGCGCCGGGCGGCAACAGCAGCGGCCTTGGCGACATCGTGGTCACCGCCACCCGCCGCGAGACTAATCTTCAGAAGACGCCGATCTCGATCAGCGTGGTCGACCCCAAGGCGATCCAGCAGCGGCACGTCCAGAGCCTGATCAACCTCGCCGACGGCTCGGTCCCGTCCTTGCGCGTCGCCACCTTCGAGGCGCGCCAGTCGGCGCTGACCATCGGCATTCGTGGCATCGTCCCGTTCGACCAGAACCAGACCGCGCGCGAGCCGGGCGTCGGCATCTATCTCGACGGCGTTTATCTCGGCCGCTCGCAGGGCCTCAACGCGGCGCTGTTCGACGTCGAGCGGATCGAGGTGCTGCGCGGTCCCCAGGGCACCCTCTTCGGTCGCAACACCGAAGGCGGTGCGCTCAGCATCGTCACCGCCGCCCCGACCGGCGTGTTCGGCGGGCGGGTGATGGCCGGCGTCGGTAACTATGGCGGGCGCGAGGGCGAGCTTCACCTCAACCTGCCGGCGTTCGACAATTTCTCGGTCAAAGTCGATGCCGTCTATCAGCACCAGGATCCGACGACCAAGAACCCCGCCTCGGGCCAGGCCGGCTGGAACCAGTACAATCGCGTCGGCGGCCGCGTCGCCGCGCGCTGGAAGCCGGTCGACGGGCTGACCATCGACGTCGCCTACGACCAGGCCAAGGACGAGAATACGCCCTTCTATAGCCAGCTCATCGACTATAATCCGCTTGGCCGGACGGTCGGCGTCTACGTCCTCAACACCACCACCAACAAATATGTGCTGGCCACGCCCGGCACGGTCTCCGGCCCCGCGCCGGCTGCCTGCTCGAGCTGCATCGCGCCGCTGTCGCCCCTCGTGCACGTCAGTGGCGACAACCGCCAGGACACCGCCGACCTAGGCGTGATCCAGCAGCCGAGCGTCGACAAGACCCACGGCTTCTCGGGCACCATCCGCTACAAGCTGTCGCCGGCGCTCGAGCTGCGCTCGATCACCTCGTGGCGCGGCGTCAACACGGTGCAGTGGGACGGCTCGGCCGGCGCTCACCGCAGCGCCTTCGCGCCCAACGGGCAGTTCGGCCGCTACAGCCTGTCCGAGCTCAACCAGCACCAGTTCAGCCAGGAATTCCAGATCGTCGGCAGCGTCCCGCAGCTCGACTATGTGCTCGGCGCCAATTACTTCAACGAGCACGTCTCGGAGCTGGCGGCGACCCCGAATCCCGAGCAGTGGAACGTCGACGGCACCGCCTACACGTTCGTCAACCAGTTTCCGCCCAACCCCAATGGGCCGATCACCTCGAGCAACCAGGGCTGGGATCGCCGCTACTGGTTCCTCCAGCGCAACAGCGCCGCGATCGGCAAGAGCTACGGCGTGTTCGGCCAGGCGACCTTCACCCCCGCCGGGTTCGACATACTCCACATCACCGCGGGCGGCCGCTACAGCCATGACAAGCGCGACGGCGCGCTGACGATCATCAACGGCGTCGCCGTCCCCTATCAGCTGCACTACAAGAACGGCCGCTTCGATCCGCTCGCGATCGTCGCCCTCGACGCGGCGCCGGGCATCAATCTCTACGCCAAATATGCCTCGGGCTTCCGCGCCGGCGGCGCCAACGCCCGCTCGGGCACCTTCCGCCAGTTCAATCCGGAATCGGTCAAGTCGTACGAACTCGGCGCCAAGACCGACTTCCTCGACCATCATGTGCGCCTCAATCTCGCCGCCTACCTGATGCATCGCAAGAACACGCAGATCGACTTCGATTTCGTCGATACGACGCAGTTCCTGCCGAGCGGCGCGGTCAGCCCGACCTACAACCTTCACACCGAGGAAACGGTCAACGCGCCGGGGACGTCGAAGATCAGGGGCATCGAGGCCGACCTCACCGTCCGTCCGATCACCGGCCTGACGCTGGGTGCCTCCTACGCCTACACCAAGATCAGCGTGCCGCCGACGCCGAACCCGCTGGCGGGTCCGAACTTCGGGGTCATCACCCAGGTCTTCACCGTCTATACCCCGCGCCATGCCGGCTCGGTGTTCGGCGACATCGAGGTGCCGCTCAACGCGAACGACTACCTCGGCGCCAAGCTGCGCGTGCACCTCGACGGCAATTACGCCGGTCGGCAGTACAGCTTCCAGGCCGAGAACGTGCTGACCGACAAGAGCTTCGTGGTGAACGGCAGCATCGCGCTGGCCGACATTCCGCTCGCGCCGGGCGTCAAGGGCACGCTCAACCTGTGGTCGCGCAACCTGCTGAACGAGGCGCACATCTATCGCCGCTCCAACGCCAATGCGGCGGTGATCGGCGATTATGCCAACTTCAACCCGCCGCGCACCTTCGGCCTGCAGGGCATCGTCAACTTCGCTCCGCCGCCGCCGGTGGTGATCGCGGCAGCGCCGCCGCCCCCGCCGCCTCCGCCACCTCCCGCGGCGCCGGCGACGCAGACCTGCCCCGACGGGTCGGTAATCCTGGCGACCGACGCCTGTCCGGCGCCGCCGCCCCCGCCGCCGCCGCCGCCGCCCGCACCCGAGCGCGGCTAA